The following are encoded together in the Glycine max cultivar Williams 82 chromosome 8, Glycine_max_v4.0, whole genome shotgun sequence genome:
- the LOC102660470 gene encoding uncharacterized protein: MAGDETVFGDPTMCFIVDANEEFMSKYSKRTKVSTSGNYSSSSNPETPIEVKEYDTLSPMSRPIGPKAAKRKSKGKECPNTLDLSGIECVIKDKNMNTSKLIQLKEAQEKRLQEQERRMEYEILMKDTSNMSEQQRKDHEKFCDHIRKKLGY; encoded by the exons ATGGCTGGAGACGAGACCGTTTTTGGAGACCCGACCATGTGCTTCATTGTTGACGCCAACGAAG AATTTATGTCAAAGTATTCAAAAAGAACAAAGGTTTCTACTTCTGGAAATTACTCGTCATCTTCTAACCCAGAGACACCCATTGAAGTCAAAGAATATGATACGCTATCGCCAATGTCTCGCCCAATTGGACCAAAAGCAGCAAAAAGGAAAAGCAAAGGAAAAGAATGTCCTAACACTCTCGATTTATCTGGCATAGAATGTGTAATAAAGGACAAAAATATGAACACGTCAAAACTTATTCAATTAAAGGAGGCACAGGAAAAGCGTCTACAAGAACAGGAACGACGTATGGAGTATGAAATCCTCATGAAGGATACTTCCAACATGTCTGAACAACAACGCAAAGACCACGAAAAGTTTTGTGACCATATTAGGAAAAAATTaggatattaa
- the LOC100781063 gene encoding peroxidase 31, with protein MTYTNPTMFPLFLSLSFFPLIQAQLTTNYYQKTCPKFYDIVRKAVTDKQLSTPTTAGATLRLFFHDCMVGGCDASVLVTSDSFNKAERDAAVNLPLSGDGFDAVARAKGALELECPGIASCADTLAAAAHNLVIAAGGPAFELRLGRKDSLESKATDPENQFPLPTMSMSEVIKIFTSKGFSVQEMVALVGAHTIGLSHCNQFSQRLFKFNKSSDIDPAYNPEYAAGLKKLCENYTKDPSMSAFNDVITPTKFDNMYYKNLRKGMGLLATDSAMFGDSRTRPFVDTYAEDENKFFQDFARAMEKLSVLHVKTGTKGEVRSRCDSFNTLSY; from the coding sequence ATGACTTATACAAACCCTACCATGTTCCCCCTCTTCCTCTCCCTATCCTTCTTTCCCTTGATCCAAGCCCAGCTCACCACCAACTACTACCAAAAAACCTGTCCCAAATTCTACGACATCGTCCGAAAAGCCGTCACCGACAAGCAGCTCTCGACGCCGACCACCGCCGGCGCCACGCTCCGCCTCTTCTTCCACGACTGCATGGTTGGCGGCTGCGACGCCTCCGTCCTCGTCACCTCCGACTCCTTCAACAAGGCGGAGCGTGACGCAGCCGTCAACCTCCCCCTCTCGGGGGACGGGTTCGACGCAGTGGCACGTGCCAAGGGGGCACTCGAGCTCGAGTGCCCTGGCATTGCCTCCTGCGCCGACACCCTCGCAGCGGCCGCACACAACCTCGTTATTGCGGCCGGCGGCCCCGCCTTCGAGCTCCGCCTCGGCCGAAAAGACTCCCTGGAGTCCAAAGCCACAGACCCCGAAAACCAATTCCCCTTACCAACCATGTCAATGTCGGAAGTCATAAAAATCTTCACATCCAAAGGTTTTTCGGTTCAAGAAATGGTGGCTCTGGTTGGTGCACACACCATAGGGTTATCCCACTGCAACCAATTTTCCCAAAGGCTCTTCAAATTTAACAAGAGTTCCGACATTGACCCTGCGTATAACCCTGAATACGCTGCGGGGTTGAAGAAACTGTGTGAAAATTACACAAAGGACCCTTCCATGTCAGCGTTTAACGATGTGATAACTCCGACGAAGTTTGATAACATGTATTACAAGAACTTGCGGAAAGGGATGGGGTTGTTGGCCACTGATAGCGCCATGTTTGGTGATTCCAGAACGAGGCCCTTCGTTGACACGTACGCGGAGGACGAAAATAAGTTCTTTCAGGATTTCGCACGTGCCATGGAAAAGCTTAGTGTTTTGCATGTTAAGACTGGTACAAAAGGAGAGGTGCGGTCGAGGTGTGACTCTTTCAACACGCTTAGTTATTGA
- the LOC100780711 gene encoding IAA-amino acid hydrolase ILR1-like 4 produces the protein MEHHHLRLILLLLFLFLPNTCFSFSFQTPSSNEFSNQSSSSLKQQILELANSPSTVKWMKRIRREIHEHPELAYEEFRTSAVIRRELDLLGVEYKWPVAGTGVVAKIGYGSPPFVALRADMDALPIQEMVDWDHKSKVDGKMHACAHDAHVAMLLGAAKILQEMKDMLQTTVVLIFQPAEERGTGAKDMIQEQVLEDVGAILGLHLGAEYPTGVVASRPGEFLAGCGSFEAKIKGKGGLAGVPQHCFDPVLAASTSVISLQNIVSREADPLDSQVLSVAMINAGSAHDIIPDSATFGGTYRAFSKKSFYGLRKRIEEVIKGQAEVHRCSGEVEFCGNEHPTIPPTTNDVRIYQLARQVSSKIVGEDNIELAPLFTGSEDFAFYLEKVPGSFVLVGTRNEKSGSIHPAHSPYFFIDEDVLPIGAALHAAFALSYHSYSTNSYPL, from the exons ATGGAGCATCATCACCTAAGACTTATTCTCCTACTCTTGTTCCTGTTCCTACCCAACACCTGCTTCTCTTTCTCATTTCAAACTCCTTCAAGCAATGAATTCTCGAATCAAAGTTCTTCCTCTCTGAAGCAGCAGATTCTGGAGCTAGCTAATAGTCCCAGCACGGTGAAATGGATGAAGAGAATAAGGAGGGAAATCCACGAGCACCCAGAACTTGCATATGAAGAGTTCAGAACAAGTGCTGTCATAAGGCGTGAGCTTGACTTGTTGGGTGTTGAATACAAGTGGCCTGTGGCTGGGACTGGTGTGGTGGCCAAAATTGGTTATGGGTCTCCTCCTTTTGTTGCTCTTAGAGCAGACATGGATGCCTTGCCAATTCAG GAAATGGTTGATTGGGATCATAAGAGCAAAGTAGATGGAAAAATGCATGCTTGTGCACACGATGCACATGTTGCCATGCTACTTGGGGCTGCAAAGATACTGCAAGAAATGAAAGACATGTTACAG ACTACTGTTGTTCTAATATTTCAACCAGCTGAGGAAAGAGGCACAGGTGCAAAAGACATGATCCAAGAACAGGTGCTTGAAGATGTTGGTGCTATTCTTGGGTTGCACTTGGGAGCAGAGTATCCGACAGGTGTCGTTGCATCACGGCCAGGAGAATTTTTAGCCGGGTGTGGAAGCTTCGAAGCAAAGATCAAAGGAAAAGGGGGGTTAGCAGGAGTTCCCCAGCATTGTTTTGATCCAGTTTTGGCTGCTTCAACATCAGTGATCAGCTTGCAGAACATTGTTTCAAGGGAGGCTGATCCTTTAGATTCTCAG GTGCTTTCTGTGGCCATGATCAATGCAGGGTCTGCTCATGACATAATCCCTGATTCAGCTACATTTGGAGGTACCTATAGAGCATTCAGTAAAAAGAGCTTCTATGGACTGAGGAAAAGGATAGAAGAG GTTATTAAAGGGCAGGCAGAAGTACATAGGTGCTCTGGAGAGGTTGAGTTCTGTGGCAATGAACATCCCACAATCCCTCCAACCACAAATGATGTGAGAATATACCAACTAGCACGGCAAGTGTCTAGCAAGATTGTTGGAGAAGATAACATAGAATTAGCACCCCTCTtcacagggagtgaagattttgCATTTTACTTGGAAAAGGTACCCGGGTCATTTGTTCTTGTGGGCACACGAAACGAGAAGAGTGGATCCATACATCCTGCTCATAGTCCTTACTTTTTCATTGACGAAGATGTGCTTCCCATTGGGGCTGCATTGCATGCAGCATTTGCTCTTTCATACCATTCATATTCAACAAATTCATACCCTTTGTAA
- the LOC100782143 gene encoding metalloendoproteinase 2-MMP codes for MNIKPIIILAFLISLSLTNVVVSARLFPNVSSWLNAHAPTGGAWDAFLNFTGCHRGDKYDGLANLKSYFERFGYFPHAPPSSNFSDEFDDALESAIKTYQKNFNLNVTGVLDDATVQQIVLPRCGVADIINGTTTMNAAKENETASFSKPKFHTVAHFTLFPGMPRWPEGTQELTYAFFPGNGLSDAVKGVFAAAFARWAEVTSLKFRETASYFGADIRIGFFSGDHGDGEPFDGSLGTLAHAFSPTNGRFHLDAAEDWVVSGDVTRSALPTAVDLESVAVHEIGHLLGLGHSSVEEAVMFPTISSRKKKVVLARDDIEGIQFLYGSNPNFNGSTATSAPERDASDGGRCLTCVGPSSGVFALLTFAFLF; via the coding sequence ATGAATATCAAACCCATCATCATCCTAGCTTTCTTAATTTCCCTCTCTTTAACAAACGTCGTCGTTTCAGCTCGACTCTTTCCCAACGTCTCCTCCTGGCTCAACGCCCACGCCCCTACTGGAGGCGCGTGGGATGCCTTTCTCAACTTTACCGGTTGTCACCGCGGCGACAAGTACGACGGCCTCGCCAATTTAAAATCATACTTTGAACGATTCGGTTACTTCCCTCACGCGCCGCCCTCCTCGAATTTCTCCGATGAATTCGACGACGCGCTCGAATCCGCCATCAAAACTTACCAGAAGAACTTCAACCTGAACGTCACTGGCGTCCTCGACGACGCCACCGTGCAGCAGATCGTGCTGCCTCGGTGCGGCGTCGCCGATATAATCAACGGCACAACCACGATGAACGCCGCCAAGGAGAACGAGACGGCGTCGTTTAGCAAGCCGAAGTTTCACACGGTGGCGCACTTCACTCTTTTTCCTGGCATGCCGCGGTGGCCGGAGGGAACGCAGGAGCTGACGTACGCGTTCTTCCCCGGGAACGGGCTGAGCGACGCCGTGAAAGGCGTGTTCGCCGCCGCGTTCGCGCGCTGGGCTGAGGTGACGTCGCTGAAGTTCCGCGAAACGGCGTCGTACTTCGGCGCCGACATCAGGATCGGGTTCTTCAGCGGCGACCACGGCGACGGGGAGCCGTTCGACGGGAGCTTGGGGACGTTGGCGCACGCGTTCTCGCCGACGAACGGGAGGTTCCACCTGGACGCCGCCGAGGACTGGGTGGTTTCCGGCGATGTGACGCGGTCAGCGCTGCCGACAGCGGTGGATTTAGAATCCGTGGCGGTGCACGAGATTGGGCACTTGCTAGGGTTAGGTCACTCATCGGTAGAAGAAGCGGTTATGTTTCCGACGATTTCTTCTCGGAAGAAGAAGGTGGTGTTGGCAAGGGACGACATCGAAGGGATTCAATTCCTCTATGGTTCCAACCCTAATTTCAATGGCTCCACCGCCACGTCAGCACCGGAGAGGGACGCTAGCGACGGTGGTCGGTGCCTCACTTGTGTGGGGCCCTCGTCCGGCGTTTTCGCTTTGTTGACATTTGCGTTCTTATTTtag